The proteins below come from a single Epinephelus moara isolate mb chromosome 19, YSFRI_EMoa_1.0, whole genome shotgun sequence genomic window:
- the znf503 gene encoding zinc finger protein 503 yields MITSPSASALKNSDICVAWESSSSRNSSSASINKPFLHSAPPSDPLRQANRLPIKVLKMLTARSGHILHPEYLQPLPSTPISPIELDAKKSPLALLAQTCSQIGKPDPPPTSKLSSVTSNGSSEKESKSGPLKLSDIGVDDKSSFKPYSKPSDKKDSSSGVSSGEKSGFRVPSATCQPFTPRTGSPNSSTSASPMPSEGKCGERDDKKESDCNKNGTTDGSGTTSHSRISVSCGGINVEVNQHQETTPGTKTTSSSESSSVTSVSSASVLGSGLVAPVSPYKPGQTVFPLPPAGMTYPGSLAGAYAGYPQHFLPHGGSLVNAQLASSLGCSKAGSSPLAGASPPSIMSASLCRDPYCLSYHCASHLAGAASASCTHDSAAAAAAANALKSSYPLMYPTHPMHGVHSSAPSFSGHPLYPYGFMLPNDPLPHVCNWVSANGPCDKRFSSSEELLNHLRTHTAFTGAEKLISGYPGSSSLASAAAAAMACHMHMPPSGAPGSPGTLALRSPHHALGLSSRYHPYSKSPLPTPGAPVPVPAATGPYYSPYALYGQRLTTASALGYQ; encoded by the exons ATGATCACGTCGCCCTCGGCGTCTGCCCTGAAAAATAGTGATATTTGTGTAGCCTGGGAAAGCAGCAGTTCTCGGAATAGCAGCTCAGCGAGCATCAACAAGCCTTTTCTCCACTCCGCACCCCCGTCTGATCCACTACGGCAAGCTAACCGACTTCCCATCAAGGTTTTGAAAATGCTTACCGCACGGTCGGGACACATTTTGCACCCGGAGTATCTGCAGCCTTTGCCTTCTACCCCGATTAGTCCCATAGAG CTAGATGCCAAGAAAAGTCCGTTGGCTCTGCTGGCGCAGACCTGCTCTCAGATCGGCAAACCGGACCCGCCACCCACCTCCAAATTATCCTCCGTCACATCAAATGGATCTAGTGAGAAGGAATCTAAATCTGGTCCTTTGAAATTGAGTGACATCGGTGTGGATGACAAATCTAGCTTCAAACCTTATTCTAAGCCTTCAGATAAGAAGGACTCGTCTTCGGGCGTCTCAAGCGGAGAGAAGTCTGGTTTCCGAGTGCCGAGCGCCACCTGCCAGCCGTTTACGCCGCGGACAGGCAGCCCCAACTCCAGCACTTCTGCCTCCCCCATGCCATCAGAGGGGAAATGTGGGGAAAGGGATGACAAGAAAGAGTCTGATTGTAATAAAAATGGCACTACGGACGGGTCTGGCACCACTAGCCACAGCAGGATAAGCGTGAGTTGTGGTGGAATTAACGTGGAGGTCAACCAACACCAGGAGACGACGCCTGGCACTAAAACCACCTCCTCCTCGGAGTCCTCATCTGTAACTTCTGTATCCTCCGCATCCGTTCTCGGGTCAGGACTTGTGGCGCCGGTTTCTCCTTACAAACCGGGGCAGACAGTTTTCCCTTTGCCTCCTGCCGGTATGACCTACCCAGGTAGCTTGGCTGGGGCCTATGCTGGTTACCCTCAACACTTCCTGCCCCACGGAGGGAGCTTGGTAAACGCACAGTTGGCCAGTTCACTGGGCTGCAGTAAGGCTGGATCCAGCCCTCTGGCTGGAGCCTCTCCACCGTCCATCATGTCAGCCAGCCTGTGCAGAGACCCTTACTGCCTCAGTTACCATTGTGCCAGTCACTTAGCGGGCGCAGCCAGTGCGTCCTGCACGCACgactctgcagctgcagcagcggCCGCTAACGCCCTCAAATCCAGCTACCCACTAATGTACCCGACACACCCCATGCATGGCGTCCATTCCTCGGCGCCATCATTTAGCGGACACCCCCTGTACCCATACGGTTTCATGCTCCCCAACGACCCTCTCCCCCATGTTTGTAATTGGGTGTCGGCAAATGGACCGTGCGACAAGCGTTTCTCCTCATCAGAAGAGCTCCTGAATCACCTGAGGACTCACACTGCTTTTACCGGGGCGGAGAAGTTGATATCTGGTTATCCCGGGTCTTCATCACTGGCCAGCGCTGCAGCAGCGGCCATGGCCTGCCATATGCACATGCCACCTTCAGGTGCCCCCGGGAGCCCCGGAACTTTGGCTCTAAGGAGCCCGCATCACGCGTTAGGACTCAGCAGCCGCTACCATCCGTACTCAAAAAGTCCCCTGCCAACCCCCGGTGCCCCTGTTCCCGTCCCCGCTGCCACCGGCCCTTACTACTCTCCTTATGCACTGTATGGCCAGAGACTCACCACAGCATCAGCGCTTGGATACCAGTGA